A stretch of DNA from Cannabis sativa cultivar Pink pepper isolate KNU-18-1 chromosome X, ASM2916894v1, whole genome shotgun sequence:
ATAAGAACTTTTTTCTCATCACTTTTCTAAAGTTTTgtcttgagaatttttttttcctgaagtataaaaatcattttaaatgcacctttaaaatatattcattatttaagaaaaaaaaaaaaccaacttgCTGATAGAGTATTAGTGTGATGCTAATATAGTACAATTCAAGaatctaaaattataaaaatacatacaCAAAAAGCATagctacataaataaattattttaaaagaattataattctagaaaaagattagtatttttttttttttttgtaaaaatcctATTCATTCTAAAGTTTATTAGGAGAAATGTCAAAATATATTAGTAGTAATATTTTATTACTAttgatgtaattaaatattgagtctcacataatttaatttaaaaactaTTATAAAATATCGTTAATTATTTACAAAGTGTCACCTTTAAGTGGTACTTAATAGCACTACTATTTATTAGGCTAAGAACTTCAGCTAAGCTAATTGCAAACATATGCGATAGCATGTAGCTTCTAATGGAAACAGGTATATAAAAAGTGTGCAGTGGGAGATCTTTATAGGTAGTCAAGCTATTTTACTTAACTCGACTCAAGCTTTACTTAGCCCATCAACTCCCATGTCTTTCTTGGTTGGAACAACTTAACTGGCAATTTTCGACATGTCTCTTGATTTGGGTGAagagtttttttaaaaagaataagtagaaataaaataatttttggttaaATTTTTTATACTGATTTGCAATATGAGTCTTATTTATCTCTACACTTTCACTATCTAAGAGGGAGGaacttttttatctttttcttgtaAAAACACTAATGTCCCTACTACTTGAAGTCTTGTTTCCACACCTCGAACCGAGAAGAAAAACCGCCTCCAAATTTGTTTAAGCTTCCTAACTCCAATCGGTCTAACCGAATTTTAAGATTCATTGTTGTTGATGGAGTCTGGGAAAGGGGAGATTTCGGGTTCATCTTCTGCACTGATCTCAACAGTAGTCCGACCATAACAGAGAAGGACGAATAAGAGATTCAGGAGAACTCTGAAAACATGTGCATGATAAGTACTTGGCTTCAGTCATCAGAAGTCAATTATATTATTGATGTGAAATTCTACTTTTAGTGTACGGTACAGTAAAAAGGATTCACTTGATTCGCCGATGATGAAAGAATAGAAAACATTGTAAGGAAAACTGTCAATTGAAATGTTGGGCACTTGTCATTGTAAGGAAAACAGAGATTTGGAGTCTGAACCTATTTAGTTGATCTGATATCATATCCAATTGATACCATTAAGAATGTAAGAAAGAGCAGAATTATTCAACCAACTCTTGACTAATGCTGAATTTTATTAcaaggaaaaaataaaataaaaaaacaatatacaCTTAAAGCTTTTTAGGAATAGATCAGCTATGAACTTACACTGACTGGGTATGAGTCTCACATGGAAATGTTTATATAATAAGCTTACATATCCATGGCAGAACACATTCACAAGGGATTAAAAAAAAGGTGGCCCAGCTTCTACTTCATTGTTTCTTAGTACATTGtaaaagaatttgaaaaaaCAGTGAACAAACGCGGGCAGAGACTGGGCAACCCGAAAGCATACTCGATTCTCTGTCCTCGTATAACTTAAAACTTCAAGGCTACAAGAAACGGGCAACTACTGAAAAATTTCTACCCGCCAACTGCAGCCAGGAACTTGTTCTTGCTTACAGGTTCTTCATGCAACACTACCACATCTTTGAGCTTTTCAAACAGCTCCTCAAGCTGATCAACACCGAACTTTTGAAAGTCTAGTGGTTTCTTGTATCTTTGCTCATATATTTCTTCGAAACAACCAACGAAAATTCGACAAGAATAGCTGACTAGTATCTCTTGCAGCTCGTATTTAAACTGCTCTAGTTGGTAATCGTTATCACATTGAGTCATTGTTTCCAAATTAGTCTTTTCTTGGTTCAGTCTTTCATCATGTTCTTCAGTGACTACTCTTTCCTCGTCTGACAACTCATCGGATGAAACATTACCTGTGACATTATCTGTGCACTCTTCCTGAGATGCCTTCCCTTTCTTATTATCCTTCCTTGTTAAAATCATAGGTGGTGCACTTGGGCCTGTTTTCCAGTTCCAAAGATAGACAAATTTTCTTTGGCCTTTACCGTCCACAGCTATTGTGTCGCTCATCTTATTGAAAAGGTTTACAAGCTTAACTACACCATATTCAGATACATAAAGAGGCCTCCCGAAAACTTTATGGTAGTCAGCAGGAACTCGGTTGAGAGGAAGGCATCCTCCTGAAAGTTCAAGCAACTTTACTAGCTGACCCTTTAGGCCATTCAAGTCCCCAGGCTGCACCCATAAAGTAGAGTCACTCAGATCAGCAGAAATAGCAGGCCCTGCAGAAGCTTCATTCAAGCCAGACGGTACACTGTTTGACCTCAGAGCTGAAGAGTTGTAAGGCGTTATATAACTACTGTTGTATTCTGTCAGTGACTGTGACACTATCGACAAATCTCTTGAGCTGTAATAACTTTGTGAGACCCCCCTATGTACAATGGCTTCTTCTTCATTTTGGACATTGTCATTGATCTGACACCCCATGAAGTAACCAGCTGGTCCAGCACGAGGGGGAATTAAAGCCCTAGAAGGTGGAGCAAAGCCTTCCCCGCGAGCCACGCTTGGCCAGTCCCACACAAACTTTCCAGCATTGCATAGAGCAGATGAAACACCAACCCCAGAAGGGATAACAAGAATCACGGTATAACCCCGTTGACCAAGTATATGAAGTGCTGGAGCAAAATCAACATCCCCAGATATTAGCATAATGAAGGAAGGGGGAGGGTTGTC
This window harbors:
- the LOC115702937 gene encoding uncharacterized protein LOC115702937 — encoded protein: MAYSNTSASLVRLDSYEQRAHIAGSSTNTLEAPFNQPSRSSSDGHVAILWDIENCPVPSDVRPEDVAGNIRMALRLHPLIEGVVTTFSAYGDFNAFPRRLREGCQRTGVKLIDVPNGRKDAADKAILVDMFLFALDNPPPSFIMLISGDVDFAPALHILGQRGYTVILVIPSGVGVSSALCNAGKFVWDWPSVARGEGFAPPSRALIPPRAGPAGYFMGCQINDNVQNEEEAIVHRGVSQSYYSSRDLSIVSQSLTEYNSSYITPYNSSALRSNSVPSGLNEASAGPAISADLSDSTLWVQPGDLNGLKGQLVKLLELSGGCLPLNRVPADYHKVFGRPLYVSEYGVVKLVNLFNKMSDTIAVDGKGQRKFVYLWNWKTGPSAPPMILTRKDNKKGKASQEECTDNVTGNVSSDELSDEERVVTEEHDERLNQEKTNLETMTQCDNDYQLEQFKYELQEILVSYSCRIFVGCFEEIYEQRYKKPLDFQKFGVDQLEELFEKLKDVVVLHEEPVSKNKFLAAVGG